Proteins encoded in a region of the Novibacillus thermophilus genome:
- a CDS encoding DUF1573 domain-containing protein codes for MRDHQLDRFQTQVAELLLRHRSVLDVLSKLQETSARTNRSITKAVTNCGCLKVQAGKQPFTSASNFDTAKDAVDTHLSGDLCEHCRDVVVSEMGKHLFYLASACNLLDIHMRDVIEKESEKLSTLGLFNMS; via the coding sequence ATGCGCGACCACCAATTAGACCGGTTCCAAACGCAAGTCGCCGAGTTGTTGCTCAGACACCGAAGTGTACTGGATGTGTTGTCAAAACTACAGGAAACAAGCGCTCGTACGAACCGATCCATCACAAAGGCAGTCACCAACTGCGGTTGCCTAAAGGTTCAGGCCGGCAAACAGCCCTTTACTTCGGCCTCAAACTTCGACACAGCAAAAGACGCAGTAGACACACACCTGTCTGGAGACCTTTGTGAACATTGTCGTGACGTGGTCGTTTCCGAGATGGGCAAGCACTTGTTCTACTTAGCGTCAGCCTGCAATCTGCTCGATATTCACATGCGCGATGTCATCGAAAAAGAGTCAGAAAAACTGTCGACTCTCGGTTTGTTCAATATGAGTTGA
- a CDS encoding CarD family transcriptional regulator: MFKVGDKVVYPMHGAGVIEAIEEKEILGKKREYYVMHLPVGNIKVMVPMKSADDIGIREVVDEQGANRVIEILKDEANVDLTNWNHRYRANLEKMRSGDIYELADVVRSLMQRESDKGLSTGERKMLDNAKQMLVSELVLAKEMDEEQALSLLDSTVQRNGTSTV, from the coding sequence GTGTTTAAAGTTGGCGATAAAGTGGTGTACCCGATGCACGGCGCCGGCGTGATTGAAGCGATCGAGGAGAAAGAAATACTCGGAAAAAAGCGAGAATATTACGTCATGCACCTGCCTGTCGGAAATATAAAAGTGATGGTGCCAATGAAAAGCGCAGACGATATCGGGATACGGGAAGTTGTGGACGAACAAGGGGCCAACCGGGTTATAGAAATTTTGAAAGACGAAGCGAACGTCGATTTGACCAATTGGAATCATCGCTACCGCGCCAATTTAGAGAAGATGAGGAGCGGTGACATTTATGAATTGGCAGATGTCGTTCGTTCACTTATGCAGAGGGAAAGCGACAAAGGGTTGTCGACAGGGGAGCGGAAAATGCTGGACAATGCGAAGCAAATGTTAGTCAGCGAACTCGTCCTGGCCAAAGAGATGGATGAGGAACAGGCCCTCTCCCTTTTGGACAGCACGGTGCAACGCAATGGAACGAGCACTGTCTAG
- a CDS encoding PIN/TRAM domain-containing protein — protein sequence MLKRIVQLFFAILGGTVGFYVGPMLFALLERPPVNFGQVPIPDYIGAVLGAILLIFVTGKLSDAACSWIRWSEERLAKVPAADFIFGVMGLTVGLIVAYLLVPSISTLPVPVLSDILPIAISTLFGYLGFRVGYKKRDELVSIFSIGRLSRDKDKLKKDNQNAAYKILDTSVIIDGRIADICRTGFVEGTLVIPGFVLEELQHIADSSDVLKRNRGRRGLDILNKIQKELKVKVLIYEGDFEDIHEVDSKLVKLAKVLSGKVVTNDYNLNKVCELQNVPVLNINDLANAVKPVVLPGEEINVQVIKDGKEHGQGVAYLDDGTMIVVEGGRDYIGKNIEVLVTSVLQTSAGRMIFAKPKLLEKAL from the coding sequence TTGTTAAAGAGAATCGTACAGCTGTTCTTTGCCATTCTCGGCGGGACGGTTGGCTTTTACGTCGGGCCGATGTTGTTTGCGTTACTGGAACGTCCACCTGTCAACTTCGGCCAAGTTCCGATACCGGATTATATAGGCGCTGTTTTGGGTGCGATTTTGCTCATATTTGTAACAGGGAAGCTGTCAGACGCCGCTTGCAGTTGGATACGCTGGAGCGAAGAACGCCTGGCGAAAGTACCGGCAGCAGATTTTATTTTCGGAGTTATGGGCTTAACGGTCGGTCTCATTGTCGCTTATTTATTGGTTCCGTCCATATCCACCTTGCCGGTTCCAGTACTGTCCGATATACTGCCCATTGCCATTTCCACTCTTTTCGGTTATCTCGGCTTTCGCGTCGGATACAAGAAGCGGGATGAACTGGTGTCTATTTTTTCAATCGGGCGCTTGAGTCGCGATAAAGACAAGTTGAAGAAAGACAATCAGAATGCGGCTTACAAAATTTTGGATACGAGCGTCATCATTGACGGGCGCATCGCGGATATTTGCCGCACGGGCTTTGTGGAAGGAACGTTAGTCATCCCAGGATTTGTGTTGGAAGAACTACAACACATCGCCGATTCGTCGGACGTATTAAAGCGGAACCGGGGTCGACGCGGTCTGGACATACTGAACAAGATCCAAAAAGAGTTAAAAGTGAAGGTGTTGATTTACGAGGGCGACTTCGAAGACATTCATGAAGTTGACAGTAAGCTGGTTAAACTGGCGAAAGTGCTCTCGGGAAAAGTGGTCACTAACGACTACAACTTGAACAAAGTGTGTGAACTGCAAAATGTGCCGGTTCTGAACATTAACGATTTGGCCAACGCAGTGAAACCGGTCGTTCTCCCAGGTGAGGAAATTAATGTACAAGTGATTAAGGATGGCAAGGAACACGGACAAGGTGTCGCTTATTTAGATGACGGGACGATGATCGTCGTTGAAGGTGGTCGCGACTACATCGGTAAAAATATAGAGGTGTTGGTGACGAGCGTACTGCAAACTTCCGCCGGACGCATGATTTTTGCTAAGCCGAAATTGTTGGAAAAGGCTCTATAG
- the ispD gene encoding 2-C-methyl-D-erythritol 4-phosphate cytidylyltransferase, with the protein MRKGFNKQFIQLGDRPILMHTLQAFEHMSFVEQIVVVTSAGDIAKCEALCRSYNVRKVTDVVAGGKTRQDSVRIGLNKVRTDWVLVHDGARPFVSEEMVNELLESAQRHGAAVLGVPVKDTIKKVNVDGIIEETPERQSMWAVQTPQAFRLTELKRAHAQAREEELAATDDAMLMEHLGFDVRIVRGDYYNIKITTPEDLWFAESILQHMRKMGDRTSCE; encoded by the coding sequence ATGCGAAAAGGGTTTAACAAGCAGTTTATCCAACTTGGCGACCGGCCGATTTTGATGCATACGTTGCAAGCATTTGAGCACATGTCGTTCGTCGAGCAAATCGTTGTCGTCACGAGCGCAGGGGATATCGCAAAGTGTGAGGCGTTGTGTCGTTCGTATAATGTGAGGAAAGTGACGGATGTTGTAGCAGGTGGAAAAACGCGCCAAGACAGTGTCCGTATCGGCTTAAACAAGGTGCGGACGGACTGGGTACTCGTCCATGACGGTGCCCGGCCTTTCGTATCTGAAGAAATGGTGAATGAACTCTTGGAAAGCGCGCAAAGACACGGCGCAGCTGTCCTCGGCGTTCCCGTTAAAGACACGATCAAAAAAGTGAATGTAGACGGGATCATCGAGGAAACACCGGAACGTCAAAGCATGTGGGCGGTTCAGACTCCGCAAGCATTCCGCCTGACCGAATTAAAAAGAGCCCACGCGCAGGCGAGGGAGGAAGAGCTGGCGGCTACTGATGACGCGATGTTGATGGAGCACTTAGGCTTCGACGTGCGTATCGTGCGCGGCGATTATTACAATATCAAGATCACGACACCGGAAGACTTGTGGTTTGCGGAGTCTATCTTGCAACACATGCGCAAAATGGGAGATCGAACATCATGCGAGTAG
- the ispF gene encoding 2-C-methyl-D-erythritol 2,4-cyclodiphosphate synthase, producing MMRVGQGFDVHRLTEGRPLIVGGVHIPYAKGLDGHSDADVLLHAVTDAVLGAMGRGDIGKHFPDTDPAYKDADSVELLRKVWEQGVRSGFSVGNVDATIIAQKPKMSPYIEDMKGVMAKIFNCPLDRVNVKATTTEWLGFTGRGEGIAALAVVCLIEKA from the coding sequence ATCATGCGAGTAGGACAAGGATTTGATGTACACCGTTTGACAGAAGGGCGTCCCCTCATCGTCGGCGGCGTCCACATCCCGTATGCAAAGGGGTTGGACGGACACTCTGACGCTGACGTCCTGTTGCACGCCGTTACGGATGCCGTGTTAGGTGCCATGGGTCGAGGAGACATCGGCAAGCACTTTCCCGATACAGACCCGGCGTACAAGGACGCAGACAGTGTAGAGCTGTTGCGGAAAGTGTGGGAACAGGGAGTCCGCTCCGGATTCAGCGTGGGCAATGTAGACGCTACGATCATCGCTCAAAAGCCCAAGATGTCTCCGTATATCGAGGACATGAAAGGCGTAATGGCGAAAATTTTTAACTGTCCCCTCGACAGGGTGAACGTCAAGGCGACGACGACGGAATGGCTCGGTTTTACAGGGCGCGGTGAAGGCATTGCAGCCCTGGCCGTCGTCTGTTTGATCGAAAAGGCGTAA